The Parus major isolate Abel chromosome 4, Parus_major1.1, whole genome shotgun sequence genome has a window encoding:
- the LOC107203584 gene encoding uncharacterized protein LOC107203584, translated as MVCAAGFSHGLGKAQWLSNGSAVRGAHRGVSVPAAQDRAQERWPGQMEALESRECLLRKLMVRPRYLLSEYGLRNNLITIKNPAKLRLPVGLKFSFSGNSSKTTDHQVCRALYHLQDKVESRGHGWTRTRVLQMEIFRCRTSNSTSLGEDTEELPSTCMCLQRVFQDTHSLIHILTGKGEQLPRACDRITFMPRKVTCDTRTLDNTTEVMHLSCCNWPLSSNRIFCLLDHC; from the exons ATGGTCTGTGCTGCAGGTTTCAGCCATGGCTTAGGGAAGGCACAGTGGCTGAGCAATGGATCTGCAGTGAGAGGTGCCCACAGGGGTGTCTCAGTCCCCGCTGCGCAGGACCGTGCACAGGAACGATGGCCGGGGCAAATGGAAGCTCTGGAGAGCCGTGAGTGCCTGTTGAGAAAGCTAATGG TGAGACCACGGTACCTTCTGTCAGAGTATGGCTTGAGAAACAATCTCATCACCATCAAAAATCCCG CAAAACTAAGACTGCCAGTTGGACTGAAgttcagcttctctgggaataGCTCCAAGACCACCGACCACCAGGTGTGCAGAGCCCTCTACCATCTCCAGGACAAGGTGGAGTCCCGTGGTCATGGCTGGACTCGGACAAGGGTGCTTCAG ATGGAAATATTCAGATGCAGAACCAGCAATTCTACCTCCCTGGGAGAAGACACTGAGGAACTGCCATCAACTTGCATGTGTTTGCAGCGTGTCTTCCAGGATACCCACAGCTTGATTCACATTCTCACTGGAAAGGGGGAACAGCTTCCCAGAGCCTGTGACAGGATCACCTTTATGCCGA gaaaggtGACCTGTGACACAAGGACACTTGACAACACTACTGAAGTGATgcacctcagctgctgcaacTGGCCTCTGTCATCAAATAGGATTTTCTGCCTACTGGATCATTGCTAA